ggaaatGTACAAGActcacttggggaggtggagggagcaacacccaataAAGAAACATATTTGCAATAGAAAGAAATGGATACGCCGAATCTAGTTTTCTCCATAAAGCAAAAGTGATGATGAAACAAGTTCGGAAATTTATTGAAGGAAGGGCCATTACTTTCTGCACCCTATCATTTTTTTCCTACACACCCTATCATTTTCTTCCTACACACCCTATCACTTCTTCTATGCCACATTTATTTTCTCAAACACAGTAAAGAATTTTAGAAACTTTTTTCCCAAAAAATCAATTACCCCTATTTTTACGGAAAGCATTTTCTGCATTGTTTTGATCGGGTGGGAAGTGAAATTTGATTGGGGTGCACGAAGCTTTAGCTGTCCTGTAAATATGGTGAAGAAAATCctgtaatattttttcattataattataagcATAATTACTTATATGTTGCGAGATTCATGaagttattttttctatttgtatatGTTTAGTATAATAATTATGCAAAATCGAGAGGTTTATATGATagttttttaatgattataatattatatttagaagTAATCTTTTTCTCTAACTCATTCTcataaaattgtatttgttttttttttccaaaatcaagaaaaaagaatCAATCCATCAGAGCATAGTTTTCACTTGGGTGTTTTATTTACACCTCCAAGTCTTCATCCTACACctctaaaaatttcatttttgatCTTCTGACAACTCATCCTCCACctctaactttttcaaaagtttcatttttaactctaataaatatcttttcatgttttttctttttcttattaaaaaactCTGCACcaccttaataataatttaatttaatttaaaattcaaatattatttaatataattttatattttaataattattaaagtaagatttgtactataataataattatattaaataattaaaataaaaataataatagtaaaaataaaaataaaatagtgataattaatttgatttactaTATTAANNNNNNNNNNNNNNNNNNNNNNNNNNNNNNNNNNNNNNNNNNNNNNNNNNNNNNNNNNNNNNNNNNNNNNNNNNNNNNNNNNNNNNNNNNNNNNNNNNNNNNNNNNNNNNNNNNNNNNNNNNNNNNNNNNNNNNNNNNNNNNNNNNNNNNNNNNNNNNNNNNNNNNNNNNNNNNNNNNNNNNNNNNNNNNNNNNNNNNNNNNNNNNNNNNNNNNNNNNNNNNNNNNNNNNNNNNNNNNNNNNNNNNNNNNNNNNNNNNNNNNNNNNNNNNNNNNNNNNNNNNNNNNNNNNNNNNNNNNNNNNNNNNNNNNNNNNNNNNNNNNNNNNNNNNNNNNNNNNNNNNNNNNNNNNNNNNNNNNNNNNNNNNNNNNNNNNNtaatttaatattttaatatattttaatatagtaaatcaaattgattattactattttattttttatttttattattatttttattttaattatttaatataattattattataatataaatcatactttaataattattaaaatataaaattatattaaataatatttgaattttaaattaaattaaattattatcaagGTGGTGTAGATTTTTaacaagaaagagaaaaaatatgaaaagatatttattaaagttaaaaatgaaagtttttgaaaaagttagagGTGCAGGATCAGTTGTCAGAAGGtcaaaagtgaaatttttggaggtgcaggatgaaggcttggaggtgtaggatgaaacaccctttTCACTCgagatgataaaataattatcttgaAATTTTGAAAGCTGTACAAAGAAATTGTGGAGGTTCAGGAAGTAGAAGTCTTTTACTGTTGTCCATTGTATCAGCATTTCTAATTGGGTCTACTTTGGCCGCATGTGACCCGCTCTTTAtcgtttatttatttgtttcgttgctcttttcttttggtttcatTTTTCGATCGTGTCTGACTCATGGCGGAGGTTAGTCTCTTTCCATCTTCTCCGACTCTGATACTCATATCTGAACAACAAAACTCCACCATTTTCAGTTGACTCGcatctccttttttttttgttttcttattttcgCCATTTAAGAGTGCAATTTGTTGTAATATTCTTCTGTGTAATCTGTTATTCGGATCTATCGAATCATTTTACCACTGAATATTTATCCATACGACAAGTAATGAATTGCTTCTTTTCTCCATTATGTGGAAAGAgataattttggattttatagATTCGGGTTTCTGCTATTTAATATCCGTATCGAGATTAAGATTGTAGAAGAGAAAAACGAGACTGTCGGGGGTGCCCTTTTTGATGGATAGTTTTAGGTTAAACCAAATTGTATTGATATTGCCTCCTTTATCGTGTTTACATCTCTTAAATGTTTGCAATTTGATTCctaattttgtagttttaaaaCGTTTTCGTGGACTAGGTCTTATTGTTACATTACTTACTGATAGTGTCGATTCTGTGATcccaattcaaaaattaaaaatcataggATGCAGTTGTGTAATTTGACTGACATCCACggtttcagaaaaaaaaaattaactgaaTTCACGAAGCCAACTTCTATTGGCAGGCGCTGGAATCCAGTTATACATTCTTAATACTGTGGGACTTAAGTAGAAAATTCCGAAACCGGAATGAACCAGTTAAGATCGAAACACCTATTTGAACATCCCAAACTGATTAAGGATCTGCTGATTAATTGAGCCGTAGTTTTATTAGTTTGCTACTTCTTGTAAATAACCATACTTCTTGATTGTGGTATGTATATGCTTCCTTCtgaagattttctttttcttttttttttttttgattcCAGAAAGAAATGTTTGTTATCTAGTGCTGATTTGTTACTTATGATTGGGTTCTGTCCACATCTTTGTTATTACATCCAAAGGCCTTGCAGTGATTCAACGGCATATTTTTAGCTCTGATCATGGCATTTTTGGCTCACTGTCTAAATTTTGATTCACTGTAATTTGCGGTATTGGACCCCCTCTATGCAATTTGCTTAAGATTCTGAATGACGATGTGTTTTGGTCTTTGTTGTCATTCATATAAGCCATTCTTCATTCATGAATTGAGGAGGGTGGGTATGGGTAATATATTTCAGGCACACTCATTTCTGCTGCACtgtataaattttgttttgatttgacTTTTTTAATGCAACAGGTTTGGTATCTTCTGCAAATTTGCAGTCTTTTTAAccttaacataatttttttttgttacttcCTGCTAGATTGAACTAAAAACAGCACCAGCGGATTTTCGTTTTCCTACTACAAATCAAACCAGACACTGTTTCACCCGCTACATAGAGTTTCATAGGTGGATTTCCTGACATTGGCTATCTGGTTTCTGCGAAAGTGTTACATATAATCTTTTACTTAATATTGGTTTTAATAACAGATGCCTGGCAGCAAAGGGTGATAACTCTGGTGAATGTGAGAAATTTGCTAAATACTACCGCTCCCTTTGCCCGGGTGAATGGGTAAGCAACCCTTAGCTTCTTGGTTGACTTGTAACTGACTGCTTGTGATTTTTGTGATTTGCattgttcaattttttatgagattgaTCCTTAACGTCTGCAAAGTTGTAAACTGTTAGGAACTATAAAGCTTGTTGGTGCGAAACGAATAACCGAATTCCCAGTGTCAGTGTGTAGTCTCTATTTGTGATGCGTGTGGATGTGGATTCTCCTTAACTAACATCATTCACCAATCAACGTTTTTACAAGCTATTATAgatcattttaataaagttgttttCTCTATCAATATTTTGCTGATATATTGTATTAGTTTTGGATTTATgcgatgttttttttttttttttatcgttttGGGTAGTCCTTTGAAGCTCtgcactttttttttcagtttattttttattttattttttaatttttttatagtaactaaaaatactaataaatcaCATTCTAAACTTatcaaaagaagaataattggtgaattttttattttatgttaatgaAGGAATTTAGGCTTGTTCTTGAGAATACAACCTCCGATTGTGATTTCCAACAAACAATCATCACTCGTTATATTTGTGTCTGAAGACTGCCGAGATATAAGGACTATAGAATCCTTTTAGATATTggccacatagacatttggtaGATAACATACTTGGAAGTTTGGGAGTTAGCTCTTCTAAAGCGATAGGGTGTGTAAAACTATGAATGGAAGAGTTTATCCACTTTAATCCAAGTTAAGTGTGGATATTCCCTTTATTACTTTGCTTGTTTTTCTTACTCTATAGGAGTCAAATCTGGAAGACATGACACACCGTCTTAAAAACCAATTTCATGCATTCTGATTGTGAAGTCTAAATAAGAATATAGAAAGATGAATGAATATTTACATTTCTGATATGATGAATGTAGTTCATGTTTATTTGGTGGTTTAGTTTATGAGATATAAGTCATTCCCAATTGCTCAAAGATCAAAGGAAAAGTATTCCCAGTTGCCCCTGCATCCTTTCTCTAAACGTTGTTGAAGACCCTTTTTTTGCCCAGCTAGGATTTCTTAAGTTCATACCTACTGAAGTACTTTTTCGTGATTTAGCATATTAGacagttttaaaataaagtgttttatatttgtgtttgaaGCTGACTAATGATagcattgatttttttttttttaatttatttactttttttatcttcaagGAAGTTGTCATTTCTTTCACAAATATAGTAATCAGTAGCTTAGGAAAGTAGAATAGCCGGGCAGAATTGTGAAACCATTTTGGTAGCAGCTATGGCAACTGCAATAGTAGCAGCTATGGCAACTGCAATAGTGGCTTTTTCTCTTGATATAAGCTCCCAAAACCCATTTTTTGCCCCTGAAACAACGTTCTGATGGGTAAATTTCCAAGTCTTcctgcattttctttttcattttttgcttTGGAAAACATATTTGGACTTGAAACCTTTTACCATTCAAGAAAAAACTACCTCCATTTTACCTCTGCTCGCTCCTTCACACTTGAAGGAATATTTTGTGTCCTCTGTTCTGTTCCCTTTTCATTGTTAAAACTTATCATCTCGCAttctattatttacttttatctaatttgttgtatttcttttctgttaattttacaattatttttcatttttggacTTAATTATTATGTTCTTATTGCTCTTAGATTGGTGACTGGGTATGTTAACTATGACTTATTTATCTATAATTTCATTACGGTTGagtttcctttttgtttttatacgTGTAGTATAATTTCgtttgtattataatatttaaaatagtggTCATTCCATTATAGGATTTTCAGAGCTGATCAATATGTGAAGCAATCCGAAAATGATTTCTATGCCAAGAACACAGTTGCTTGAAACTAGTCTAAATGTTTTTTGCAGTGCCAACAGTCTTTTTGCATAATTTGAATGAGCGAAATTGGTTtagtatttttttgtttttaatatctTCGCCAATACTCTCATATGTCAGCTTTTGAACCTATTGTGCGTACAAGTCATGAGACTTGTTTGTATATGAGGTGTTCATGTTTGTTTTAGGAAATAAGAAAGTGAATTTGCGTGGTATACATTGTTGTATTCAAAATGCACGCCTTTCAATTAATCTCTTGACATTCCtagaattgataaaatatattttgccCACTTTTgcataaaacaatttatatttctaatctAGTCACAAATTTAATAGATTGATGTTATTCCACATGAATGTCATTAATACAGAGATGCAATGATGTGTATTGGGTGAGTTTgcatttctcttttttaattgtGTGGAATATACTGGTGCAGGTTGAAAGGTGGAATGAACAGAGGGAGAATGGGACTTTTCCAGGACCACTTTGAAATCATGTGCCGCTTTGATATCCTTTTGAGGCATGAAGAGTCTTGAACATTCTGTTGGTTTATTTTCTTCAGTTATAATTGATTGAGTCATTGTGAATAAAGGCAATTTGTGGATATTCATCACTTCGCAAATGGCTCTAGCCATTTTGCTTTTGAAGTTGATATAATTGTTCAGGTTGTGTGCCGCTCTGTACTCTTTGTTCAgatcattaattttaatattaacaatCAGTAAACTCTATCCTAACAAGGGATTATCTTCCTCTAAAAGTGAGAAAGTGTAAAAAGTGTGAAAGAATACACATTCATCATTTAACCGGACGCATTTTTTATTAGGTATCCTATTACAGTCCTCTTGACTTGGGGAAAAATAACtttcaagtaaaaaaaggaACTTGAATGTAAGTTTTGTAAAAGTAATGAGTCTGACGATATTGGGAAGTAAATGCGTAGACATTTTTTAAACtagttttgaataaatttttcacCGTGGATTTGGTACAACTTCAGATCTTGATCTACTTAGGGTACGtctggttaaaaaaaaaaaattgaaaggaatGTGAGATGTTTGGTATAAGTAAAGATGTTCagaaaattgtattaaataacataaattgcTTAGCAAAGAAAGGTAATTTTGGTCACTTTGACCTCGTCAACCAGTTTTCTTTCAGTTTCTTCTCTAGAGTGATGAATTTCACATATGATGGTCCCACTTGATTTTTCGATCCTTTCTTCTCTGTCTAAGTTTgacaagaaataataattttgtcatgtttttcaaatctgaCTCCCTCTGTTGTTTCAAAACAATGGCTTAATGTGAAAGTGTAAGACAATTTTAGTTTGAAGCGTGAAAAATCTCAATCACTGTACCATACATTAGTTTCTATCATTCTTCTTTATTAATGTGATATAATCAATTATCGGCTGAGATGTTGCAGGACCCTGGCTCGATAAGTCTCATCTATAAAGTAGAGATTCAAATCTTTCATCAATCTGCCCTATTTTTATGCTTATCTTAtgcatattcatatttttatatatgtgtttttagTGATGAAAATCTAACTACTGTAACAGAAATGAACATTTTGATATACTTtcgaaaatttattaaaattttattattcatctcatgtaataaaaatatatggtttGCAATGAAACTAGTTTATACCtttgtaatattttcttttctgaatGAATTAAACATATGTGAAGAGGCTTATAATAATTCACATTACATAGTCAACCAATTTAATTAtaccttttaatattttttagatgatacattaatttaaaagaatctCATTTATTGTTAGCTCGAGATAATAAAATGTCGAGAGGAACCTTAGTGATGGAAGTATGAACATTTTGTGCGTGTGTGTGCGCGTGTTAACATAAGGAATTCAAGTATTAAGAACATTTAAAGCCAAATTATTAATACGCTTTCATGATGCTAAATAAAGCATTTGGACTAGTTAAGAGGAATGCATAGAAAATGTTGGCGTGCCTAATTCAAATTTGTAATGTAAGCTGTTGAGATAAGGATATATTCCTAATATGTAATGAAAGGGACAGTTTCAATCTTCTAAGATAAACATTAGCTTAAATGCTCTTATGGCTTCCGATTATCAAATATAGGTCTTTCCcacgttaatattttttattaggtcATTTACTTATTTATCCATTTTCTATGTAAGCTAAAAACTCTAATGacttattgttattataagattttattgGTTATTTTATGGTATTTTTACATCCTAAAGGAAATATATAGTAAGATaagctaaataaaatataatttatgcatatttattagaaaaccatttcataaaaatttgataatttatttatcctatttaGAAGAAACNCTATgaatagaaaaatgttttatcaATGAGGAATGGTTATATATATACtacattcaataaaataaatgataatttgttGGGATTtgttaaaatcatatttcttaaTCTAATTGATATATTGTTTTCAACGaaattacatatgtttttgataCAAATATACgttattgattaaaatacttatacatAAAAGATATGTATCTGTTGCTTTATTCCTGTCTGTGAAATACCAAACCGTCAATAGTATTCACTGGATTGATTTCTTTATAAGAAGTGCCAACAAAGTTATTTCAGTAAAACAGTTACgtgattttttattcttttattttacatagCTCTTTCCAAAAACATTCCTTCCTCTTCCAAAATTATGAatcaattttcattctttttgaaGAATCAACGATACTATATAAATCTACGCGAAAAATcctttcaaaataatttcttttaatggtgattttgaaaattctaaCTATCTTATAAGAGGAATATGTTTCCTCTTACATGTATGTAAGTTCATATTGAGTTGCATGTcacctcttttatttttagcGAATCTCTGTCTTTTTTATGATTCTAAAAAATTTTCCTCAATAATCAGGTCTTTGATTTTATAGATAGAGTGTATTTTTGTGTGTAACATTGTTTAGGACAGGAGAAcaaagttatataaattttatcaggaaaactaatttcatttttttaaaagttaatgttttatttttggaaagatATTAATAAAAGGTATTAATAGACGAGTAACTTTTGAGTAAAATGATTAAGCCTGTGTTCGTTTTAACGGATTATACTGTTCTCTCAGATTGGCGGGCGCGGAATTAAGTTGTCCGTGTTGTTCATTTTAGAGGAAAAACTACATGGAATAGGATAGATTTATGGGATGGGTACTTTTTGGGTCGTCCACGATGAAGAAGTGATTTGCAAGGTTTTATAGTAAAATGTCATGTGTACcttcaactttttattaaattccattACTATATACGAGTTACACACCTTGACACATAATCCATTCCAAATAAAAGTTGTGAACGGTTTCATGGTCAGTTGTGaagaacaattaaaaataaatttatttgatcaaaataatttttttttcacaatattaaaattaattttaattattatttttaattttttactctttataaaaaattttaaaattaaatataacattaacaaataacattttatattaatttaataactaggagtattttgacaatttttaatttctatcaattaaataatttttttaaatttatcacatcaatcaaattctatactaattctcatcaactttacttccaaatccacccTCAATTACCcataaatccactcaaaaaacaacaaaaaaatcaccctcaaatctactcaaatccattcaaatcatctctcccaaatcatctTCCCCAAATCACTTTAAAAGAACACACCCTAGTGATTTCTTTGGATTTAGTTGTTTGAgcatctatttattttattgttaagcttgtttatttgatttgacGTGAAACAATAGAAAGACTAGGTAACCAAATGTCACACTATTAACGCAACGTTTGGTTCATATCTTCATTCAACCTTATCCCATGTTTGTTCTGTTCTGTTGGATGTTACCTGCTATCCTTATTCCCTCTAacatttttttccaactttaactttctttccattaaatttcggccaaatttattaaactacttatttttcttttctttcttaagtACTATTCAACTGTAGTTTTGACTTTCttgtactttttaatttataattactgTCTCTCTTTTTTTGCATCACACTCTTATGATTAGCAAGAAAAAATtgtacttgaaaaagttaacatCCCTCANAATCCTATCTAAATTATGCAACTTAAAAGCAATAATCACATTATAGAGacgtaatgttttttttatcttggttGAAGCGTATAATTTTGTTAACAAtctaaacaattcaaataaaatttaaataagNCAACCTAAACGGATGATATTTCCCTTAANCAATCACGTAAGATAAGAAGAAAAcgaataaaattaaagtatgaTTATTTACCATTATCAAATCCACACTTTGATCCGTTAATATCAAACTATACCtaattctattataaaaaaagataaagtgataagttttaaaaacttaaaagt
This genomic stretch from Vigna radiata var. radiata cultivar VC1973A chromosome 7, Vradiata_ver6, whole genome shotgun sequence harbors:
- the LOC106767051 gene encoding cytochrome c oxidase subunit 6b-2, whose amino-acid sequence is MAEIELKTAPADFRFPTTNQTRHCFTRYIEFHRCLAAKGDNSGECEKFAKYYRSLCPGEWVERWNEQRENGTFPGPL